ctcacaacctcttggttggaagtggagggtgcTTACCATTAGAGCAACCCATCTTGTCAGCCTCTTTAATATCATATCAGAAATTTCTAGTTGGTTACACCTGCAGCATTTTGTCCCCACTTTCTAATTTGCTATCTCCTAGAGTGCGATTAAGATAAAATAATATTTGTGAGATACTTCCGTCTATTCTCAACTACTTTAACATATCTTTACTTAATTTTAATGTTGGAAACTGTTCAAGCATTACTTTAACCCAACTTTCTTGTTTGAAGCCATAACCTCACTCTAATATACGAAGCAGAATAGTTTGGAGTAGCATTTCCACTTTCAAGAATAATAACTTTTCTCTTGATGTACAGGGTGGTATGTCTAATGAATTATACAATACAATTGCTCGTGTGACTGATGGAATTTATGAAGGTTGGGCATTCTGAATTCTGAATCCATCATTTGgagcatgtttttttttgtttttaccgAGAAGTAGAATAATGAGTGAATTTTGGTCTATGCAGGAATTGCAATTGGGGGAGATGTTTTCCCTGGCTCTACCCTTTCTGATCATGTTTTGCGCTTCAACAATATTCCACAGGTAATTGATTTGTACAGGCTATATTCTCCTTGTAATATCACCAGGTTCACCCTCAGGCCTTCAGTGACGTTGCTTTAACTTTAAGATAACCTGATTGTCTGTAGTTGTCTAAATTCTCATTATATGTGCCAATAAAGAAGCTACTTTTCATAAGCTAACATTCCAACTAAGTAGCAAAAGTATATCTGtttccacacacacacacacagcgaCTTTGTTGCCTTTCTTCCTATTTTAACCATTAGTATCTATGATTTAAGGTTGATTTTTTTCTGCTATATTGATACAACTAGAAGCTCAATGATGCATAAACAACTACAGCATTGATGCCTTGTTGTATTTCCTGATTCCATACAAACCACTTTGCCATTTATTGGTTGTTCACTTTCTTAATGGTGTTTTTGCTATACTTAGGTTAAAATGGTGGTTGTTCTCGGGGAACTTGGTGGACAAGATGAGTATTCCTTAGTTGAAGCCTTGAAGCAGGGAAAAATTAACAAGCCTGTTGTTGCATGGGTCAGTGGAACTTGTGCTACACTCTTCAAGTCAGAAGTACAATTTGGTCATGCGGTGAGCTCTATTTCCTATGATTGCCACATTTCCTAAAAATAGGTTCCTAGTTGTTTCTCGCGAAGATCGAGAGATATTTTAATAATAAAGATTTTATACAGAAAAGGCTGGACAGGATAGTTTTACACATGAAGTCTAATTTTGCATGGATCTTTTTTCAAATAGGGAGCAAAGAGTGGTGGTGAAATGGAGTCCGCACAAGCAAAGAATCAAGCACTCAGAGATGCCGGAGCTGTGGTTCCAACCTCATATGAAGCTTTTGAAGGAGCAATCAAAGATACATTTGAAAAGCTAGTGAGTTAATTGACGTTCAGCAGAGATCACTTGTATTTGTCTTCTACTCTGTTGTTAGTTCTAATAGCACCGCGTATTTGTTTTGGTAGGTTGAAGCAGGAAAAACAACTCCTGTAAAGGAAGTTTCTCCTCCTCAAATACCTGAAGATCTTAGCACGGCAATTAAGAGTGGGAAAGTTCGGGCCCCAACTCATATTATTTCCACAATATCTGACGATAGAGGTACGGTTGGATTCAACTGTTTTCTCTCaaataattaatttgtttttctgGTGGATAAATGTGAGAAGGAAATGGTGCTAATTCTGTCTACAACTTCTATTCACAGGTGAAGAGCCATGCTATGCTGGTGTGCCCATGTCATCCATTGTGGAGCAGGGACTTGGTGTTGGTGATGTGATTTCCCTCTTGTGGTTCAAACGTAGCCTACCACGTTATTGTACACGTTTTATTGAGGCAAGTTTCTTATGCTTGCAACTCTATACTCTTTCAATAGGTTATAAAACTCTTATGTATTGACCATCAGTTTCTGCCAACAGATGTCGTTCTGTTTCTAAACCTTAACATGCTTTGTCGTGGTTGATTTCTTGGCAGATTTGCGTGATGTTGTGTGCTGACCATGGTCCCTGTGTCTCTGGTGCCCACAACTCCATAGTAACTGCCAGGGCTGGGAAAGATCTGGTTTCATGCCTTGTTTCCGGTATGTTACATTTTAAGGTTGCTCATTTCTAGTTATGagtttatttttctaaaaaaaaagtttatttttCCAATGGAAAAGGGTCAAAACTACCCCCCCCCCCTGAAGTATTGATATTGGTACAAAAATATCCTCCATCCACCTATTTGAATAAAAATGCCCCTACCGTTATCTTTTGGGCTCACCATTACCCTTGTTACTAAcaaaaaatttcgaagataaaagaaaatttaattaataTCCACATGTCACCGTCCCATTGGCCTAATGTAAACCCTAAGCCAAATTATAATTAAATTCACCCATAACCCGCTCGGATATTGACCGGCACCAATTATAAAAcataactctctctctctcacactcatATACACACTCCTCTGCCTCTTAGTCATTTTCGTTTTAATGAGCGTTTTTGTACGAATTGTATGTCTATGATTGTTCATGAGGCAAACCCAAAATTGAGTTCTTTATTAGAATTATTTTTATTGAAGATGGACGGAAGTGTCATATTCTTCTTTATGCCAAAAAGTTTAGATTCTTTTTTGTTTGTGTAATGGGTATCCTTTATCGTGTAAGATTTTTTATTCGAAATTTCTGGGGTTTTTCTTCATTATTTTTTGTCATTCCTCTATGAAAACCTCAGGATTATTTCCAATCTTTTACTATATATGTAATGTgcatttctattttaaatttattcTTTGTTCTATTGATATGTAAGCATTTCTCCTGTGCGTAACGGGTATTGTGCAATTTGTCACATTTCAAATATACTGGGTTCATATGATGTACTAATAATAGTTGACAATTTTTTAGATAATTTCTTTACTAgtatttgttttcttcttttgaataCTTTTTTGTTATCATGGATTCTATTTTTTGGATTAGATTACTATGCTAAGTCTAGTAAAAAAAAGGATTTTCTATTCATAATTTGCAAGTGAGATGAGACTGTTGTTTTAGTTGCTATTTTTGGCGGATTCCGCCCGAGCAACtatgaggagaagaagaagaagagagatagagggcgagagagagagagagagagttgtgtTTTAAAATCGGAGGGGGTCAATATTCGCACGGGTTACGGGTGGGTTTAATTGAGGCAATGGGACGGTGACACGTGGatattaaataattttctttttttccagaattttctGTTAGTAATAAGGGTAATGTTGAGCCAAAAAAATAACGGTAGGGGCATTTTTATTCAAATAGGTGGACGGAGGGCATTTTCGTACCAATTCTGATACTTCAGGGACAGATTTGGCTCTTTTCTGTTTTTCAAATCAAAACTGGAATCATGTGGCTTTTAACAGGATTGCTGACTATTGGTCCGCGATTTGGTGGTGCTATTGATGATGCTGCTCGGTACTTCAAGGATGCTTATGACAAGGTGAGCCTTATAATTTATGAGCATTAAATGAGCCACTCATCAGGCTAGAAGTCCTGCTGGTCTCTTTTGTGTCCAGAAGAGTAATACTAGCATTATATTTTCAGGGTCTTACACCATATGAGTTCGTGGAAAGTATGAAGAAGAAGGGCATTCGTGTGCCAGGAATTGGCCACAGGTAGCATATCCTGTAGCTTCATGAATCATCAAAGAATTGTTCCTCGAGTTGTAGAAGCAAACGATGCACTGAAAATCTTTTGAACTAGGGTTATCATGCTTCTAGGCTCTTGTGACTCTAAATCTATTTGACGCACCACATCTTTCTTCTTTGTGATAGGATTAAGAGAGGTGACAACAGAGATAAGAGAGTGGAACTACTGCAGCTTTATGCTAGGGAAAATTTCCCTTCTGTTAAGTACATGGAATATGCTGTTCAGGTTGAAACTTACACACTCTCAAAGGCAAACAACCTAGTCCTCAATGTCGATGGTGCCATTGGATCCCTCTTTTTGGATCTCCTTGCCGGCAGTGGAATGTTCACCAAGCCAGAAATTGATGAAATTGTGGAGATTGGTTACCTCAATGGACTTTTCGTGCTGGCTCGTTCAATTGGGCTTATAGGGTGAGTTGCATGATGCTTAAACACCATTTTAAATTCACTGTCAGTAATTCTTTTTTATGATAGCTCAATTCTAATTCCTAAATGATTGATTATGTACCTTTTCAAATCTCAGGCACACATTTGACCAGAAGAGATTGAAGCAGCCTCTGTACCGTCACCCATGGGAAGATGTCCTCTACACCAAGTGAAGAGTCTCTCGATAACAACAGACAGAAAGTTGCCTGCGCCCTATCTATATTTTTCATTCAAACTATTTGGTTAGCCATTTGTTGTGTGAGTGATTCAACTAGTACTCCTAAGAGCTCTGGTGAGCATTTCATTTTTTAAGTTCTTAGGGAGATGCCAAAAGACAACTCTCAGTTATCATTCGTGATCAATTCTTAGTTCCACATAAGTGTTTTCTTTTTTCCTCTATCATGTCATAAATGAAATAACACAATCCATTTTTGTAACTGATTTCAAAAGTCTTTACGAGATTTCTTCATTGTAACTGTTTGCATAAAACTGTATTTACCTGAAGGGCTGAATTCACAGTGTGGCAAGTGGCAACCATAGACTGACTGATTAAAGATTTGCAGAGATTTTGGCAGTCGGTATTAGCACGGATCGATAACCTGGAAAATGGACAGTGACGAGCTTAATTTACACAGGAAGGAGTATACTTAGTTTGTGATAATTAACGGATAAAACTTAAGTTAAATGGCGGAAAGAAGCAAGCATAGTCTGTCTAGAGAAGATTTTCCACAGTTTTTAGAAGCTAAAGAGGAGATGAAACTCAATTCAAGTCGGTGCTTAAAGTGCCAAGGTAAAGAATTGCACACTTTAACTATCTAAAACATCTTGGAGCATACGTCGGACTCATTATCTTTGGCTCGGACCAAGTATATGTGTTTACCCTatacaattaaacttataatgtggttttaaagataggTGAtctcacctaataccaattgataaatgtaAAGATAAGTGATGGAAATTGATAACAATATTAAGCTAACCATCGTTTGGACAGAGCCCTCGAGCTTGAATACCCTCGAGTTAGTTATGCAAGAACGATTAAAATTCAACAAGCTGATAAACAAGAGAATGTAAATTAAAGAGAGAATGTTGTATTGCTTTTATCTGTGTCCATGTAAGGTGATTACAAAGTGATCAGaatcctctttatatagtagaagaatcatatctatggtacaattctaattacggaagtaaatcccatgattggcGTAAATAACCGTCCTTGATTTGATTTATTCCGGAATTTTCGCCGTGATCTTTGACAGGTTACGAATACCTCGCCTTTCCGTTATTGTGCTTCGTCCGAAGTCATATTTGGTCTAGATCGATGTTGGCCTCGACCTCGGCGAGCACCTCGATTCTCGAGCCTGATACCTTATCTTCGTGCCCTGGCCTGATCCATTATGAGGCGAACCCTTGACGTGATTCCCTGGTCTCGATTAATTGAAAAAATCGGACAAGCCCTATTTTAACCGTACATAGATAGTCGTCTCGTTTCTTGGAGTGTAATGAGAAGAAACAAACTGAGCCTTCGATTTTATACCTCGACCAATTATGACGTCACCCTCGTGACGTAAGCGACGGAAGCATCGCGTCCGTACAATTACCAAAATCATTAATAAGCGTCAGTTGATAGTCGACCACTAGTGTCTTCAAACCGTCATAGCAAACATTATAAATAGATCTTCTTCATAATTTtctcaaactttactttcaaaacTTCTCTTAATCTTCAAAACACTCTACTTCCTTCAAGTTTTTCAATTCTTCAAGTTCTTCGAATCTCGTTGTCAACCTTTTCTCATAACAAcaacctcatcttcttctttctctgaATACACATAAAAACggcaaaaacatcaaaaatcGTTCCTCAAAAGGAGAAAGCTTCTTCATCGCTGCCGGCCGGTGATAAAACACCGGTGGAGCCACGCATCGAGGAGTGTATTCCGGGGGTGCGCGATCTTACTTCCGATTTCAAAGTTGAGAAACCCTTGTCAGTCCCTGGTTGATGTGAGCCAATGTCGAGATATAAATGCTCGATAACTGAGGGCAATTTTAAGCAGGTAAAGAATGATTGCCATTGGGAAGGCAAAGAGGTGGTGATTTCCGACCCCCGAAGAGGATATCACTACTTACGTGAAAGGGTTCTTAAgtatttacacttacccttttacgTTGGGTCCCGTCGATCCTGTTATCCTCGACTTCTGCTGCCAATACCAAATAACCTTAGGCCAGATCCATCCTTCTTTCTGGAGCATTGTCATTTTGCTTCGATTCTTCGTGAGCAAAGTCGAAGGGATgccttttaccctcgaccatctCATTAGACTGTACAAACCCCGTCTCTATCGAGGCGGACTAATAAGGCTTCAGCGTCGGGCTACCAAGGTGCTGTTCTCGAGCATAGACAAGGACAAAGATCGAGGATGGATGGGCCagtttgtccgagtgaggacttCCGACATAATCCCGACCGAGAAGATGACATTCCCCGAAGAATGGAACATGAAGCGTGAGTACAAATCCACCCATAGCTTCTGTTTTTTGTTTTGATTCTCTTGCCTTTTCTTATTGACATCCTTTCCTAAGATGCAACGGTTTCTTGGGTGCCTGGTGCAATCCCGAACCTTGAGTACTGGGTTCAGAAACTAGCCTCGACCTCTTCATATGCTGAGCGCTCATGGCGCAATTTGGCAAAGGGCCaatgggaggccaaaaatcacgATAAGATTCTTTACTCGAGTTTGATGCTCTTCTCTAAAatgtttcttttttatttctacttGATTTCCTTTCATATAGGTTTCAGAGACAATGCTGTCATGAGGCCCCCGTCTGGGGAGGAGGAGGAGGCACCGAAGCCGACTAAGGATAAGAAAAGTAAAAGGGTCTCGCTCTCCGATACTCCAAAGCCCAAGAAGAGCAAGGCTCGCAGGTCGAAGAAAGATGTTGTCGTCCTGCCTGCGGATGTAGTTCAGTGACTACGAGATGAAGAGGAGGAGAATGAAGATATTGCCTTCAAGCTGGTGGCTCGAAAGAAGAGGCCGAGGTCCCAAAGGCCGCTGAGACGGTGACCGAAAAGGTTCAGCTTCGGACCGAGGAGATCTCGGAAGATGGCCCGAGcaaagtccccgagtcatcggaGGCTAAAGATGCCTCCCACCGTGATGGGCAATCGGTGGACGTACCTGAAGGGGCCAATTCTAAGGCCCTTCGAAGAGAAGAGAACGCCCCAAGTGACTCGCTTGGGGCAATAAATGTTGACGATTCGCCGCCCCTCCCCACATTTTCCGAGGGGCAAATTCAGGAAGCCCAAGCCATGGAGACCCCCGATGTGGGAATGACCCGCGAAGGGGGGGGGACCTTTTCCACGGTTGCTTCGCAGGAGTCAAAGATGCTTCCGATCTGGGAGATGCATCGAGTATCTTCGATGAGGCCCATCGACTCCTAAGTCAGGTAAGCCTTAGCTCCCCTTATCGATACTACTTTTGCCTTCGTTTCCTCTTGCctgatttcctttctttcttcataGGCCTTGACTCTTCATCTGGAAGCATTTTCTAAAATCTCGAGCAGAGTTGAACCGGTGTGAAGCCGATCTGAAGAGGATCACGGAGGAGAGAGATGTCCTCAAGCTTCTCAGTGGGCAAAAAAAGAGAGGAGATCAAGGTCCTCCGAGCCGAATTGGCCACAGCCCATAAAGAGCAAACCGACCTGATTGAGCAGGtaatgaattttttttagaaGTGTGATGTATTATCTCAGGGATAGAGACTAATACTTCGATCCTGCAGGTTCAACAAAAGGCCGAAAAAATCGAGCAACTTCGCGAGGAGGCCAAGATGAAGGAGGTGAAGACTTTGGGGTGGAAACAAACATGGATCGCCTTACCTCATAGAAAGAGGCTGCTCGAACTCAATTGTCATCGGCCGAATGTCAGCTTCAAAGCATGAAGGAGGAAAACTCAGCCCGAACCAAGAAAATCGAGGAGCTCGAGGCTCGATTTGTCGCCGAGCTTGCAAAGGCCACAATTGAGGCAGAAAAAGCAAAGGCTGATGCGGAGGAGGTCGTGGTCGTCTACCGAGGTGATGCTGAAACTGCTTATGCTCGAGCAAAGGAAATTTCTGATGCTGCTCAGGTTCGAGCATTCTGTATTGCCGAGCATGCCAAATGCCAATCTTGGACAGAGACTCTCGAGGAGATACATGCTCGTGGCTTTGACCTTGCCATCGAGATCGAGAGTGAGAAGGAGCTTGAGATTGAAGCTAAAGCGTTGCTCTCTTCCGACGATGATGATTCTGGGAGCGTGAGTGGTTTCGAGGGCGGTGAAGATGAAGATAAGGTTCCCGGAAAGGATTAGGCACATagaattttttcttctttgaCCTTTATTGTGTATGAGTGATCCTtgtaaatatttttgcatatatgaAAGAGCCCTTTTCTTTCTGACTCGTCTCCAATTTCTGTTTTGTGAAAACTCTATTTTGCTTTTCGCCTTATGATAATTATGATATACTTTATAtcttgtgagaattttgactTACTTCGTTGCCTTGCAAAAAATTTGTCGAAGTTAGATTAGAATAATCTTTATaatcgagtgagtacttgctcgaactcggaGTAGAAAAAAAACCTTAGGTTTCAGTTGAGCGAGGGCGGATTCTCAAACTCAACAATATAATAGCCCTTCGGCTCTTTTGATGCGCTGCTTCTGTGCTGCCATTCTGACGAGGGCGGCTTCCCATTTTTCATCTAGCAATTTGAGGCTTgtgttcatagcctcgtgattcgATTCTTCCGTTGTGTATTAAAACCTGACGCTGGGTTCCTCGACCTCGATTAGGATTAGGGCTTCTGCGTCATATACTAAGGAGAATGGTGTTGCCCCCATACTAGATTTTAACGTTGTTCGATACGCCCAAATGACTTTGGGaaaaatttctctccattttcacTTGGCGTCGTTCCATcttttctttagattctgaatgatggtcttgtttgttgattcgacctatccgttcccactaggatgatacgacgtcgataatatcctttttattttgtgatccTCGAGGAACTTCGTTATTTTGCTACCGATAAATTATTTTCCATTATCGCATACTATCTcggcaggtatcccgaatcggcatatgatgcgatcccagatgaagtcttctttttctctgactttcttgaaagcctgtgcttcaacccacttagagaaataatcagtcataaataaaatgaatttagctttacttgGGGCCGATGGTAGAGGGCtaatgatatccattccccatttcatgaacgaccatggggatatgactgaatgaagttgctccccgggctggtggatcatcggtgcatgtctttggcatttgtcgcatttttgaacgaactccttagtatctttttccatattgacccaatagtaccctgctctaGTTACTTTGTGAACCAGTGATTTGGTACCGAAATGGTTCCCCCAAGTACCCTCGTGAATTTCTCGTAGGACGTAGTCGGTGTCTCCTGGACCCAAACATATTGCCAACGGTCCATAGAAAATCCTTctgtacaatgttccatcttcgACCAATGTGAATCATGCAATTTTTGTTCGCAGAGTCCTCGATTCCTTAGGGTTTGACGAAAGCTTCCCGTTCTTTAGATAATCAATATATTTGTTGCTCCAATCCCAAATtaggcttgtggagtttatttcggcgTGGACTTCTTCGACTACTGACTTTGAAAGTTGTACGATAGTCCCGGAGCTAATTTCGTCATCTTCGACTgatgaccccaaatttgcaagggCATCGACCTCACTGTTCTGCTCTCAAGGTACATGCTGTAGTGTCCATTCTTTAAATCGGTGTAGGGTTACCTGtagtttgtccaagtacctctgcattcaatcttctcgaacctcgaaggtCTTGTTGACTTGGTCAACCACAAGTAGGGAATCGAACctggcctcgatgacctctgctcccaaacttttagccagatcgagacctgcaatcatggcctcatactcggcctcattgttagtcaacttagGGGTTTTGATGGATTGTCTAATTGTACTGCCTATGGGTGGCTTCAAAACGATGCCTAGCCCAGGACCCTTTCACATTTGAAGCGCcatctgtgaaaagggtccacacTCCCGAGGATGTTCCCGATTTAAGCAATAGTTCCTTTTTGATCTCGGGTACGAGGGCAGACGTAAAGTTGGCCATGAGGTCTGCTAAGATTTtagacttgatggtcgttcggggttgatactcgatatcatacccactaatttcgatggcccatttggccagtcggcCCGAGAGTTCGGGCTTGTGTAAAATGTTGCGAAGGGGTTAAATGGTTACAACATAAATtaggtgacattgaaaataccgttttaatttcctagaggcgcttattagagtaagcgctaatttttctaagtgtgggtacCGGGTCTCGGCTTCATCTAAAGTTGGGCTAACATAGTAAACaagaaattgcgtaccttgctcctCTCAAACTAGGACATCACTTACCGCAACGTCCGATACTGCCAAATATAAGTAAAGTTGCTCGTAagaaattgttcttctttttgagcagtgagaaGAACCTGTGACTTCGATCCGAAGACCTCGAGATGAACTGGCCTAAGACGGATATCCCCCATGTTAATCTTTGTACGGCCTTAACGCTATCCACGACTGTGAtatcttctattgctttgattttatcgggatTGATCTTGGTTCCCTGATTTGACACCATAAAGTTGAGGAACTTGCCCGAActgaccccgaatgcgcatttctcgggattgagcttcatgttgtattttctcaataTGTTGAAGGTATCCTGCAAATGTGTCAAATGGACCTCTTCGCGTagagacttaactagcatgtcatcaatataaacctccattgatttacctatttatTCTTCGAATATTCAGTTTACTAGGCATTGATAGgtagcaccagcattttttagtCCAAACGACATTACATTATATCAATAAGTACCATACTTAGTAATAAacaaagtcttttcctgatcctcctaGCTCATTTATATTTGGTTGTGCcaggagtaggcatcgagaaagctgaGGATCTCGTGGTCGGCCGTGGCATCGATTATGCAACCGATATTCAGCAAAAGAAAGGAGTCTTTAGGGTATGCTTTGTTTAAGTCTTTGTATTCTACGCATATTCTTAGCTTATTCCCTTTCTTGGGGACTAtaactacgtttgctaaccatttgggatattttacttcccggatagatcctattttgagaagtttggttaccccatccttgatgaatgcatgctttacctcggattgtagccttctcttttgctttatcGGTCTGAACTTTGGGTCCAAGCTCAATCGATGAGTGTTAATctctggtgggatccctgtcatgtcaaggtgggaccaagcaaaacaatccatatttttaataaggaatttaatgagtttttccctgagctcgggagttaacc
This genomic stretch from Nicotiana sylvestris chromosome 9, ASM39365v2, whole genome shotgun sequence harbors:
- the LOC104236939 gene encoding ATP-citrate synthase beta chain protein 2 isoform X1 is translated as MATGQLFSKTTQALFYNYKQLPIQRMLDFDFLCGRETPSVAGIINPGSEGFQKLFFGQEEIAIPVHSTIEAACAAHPTADVFINFASFRSAAASSMSALKQPTIKVAAIIAEGVPESDAKQLIAYAKANNKVVIGPATVGGIQAGAFKIGDTAGTIDNIIQCKLYRPGSVGFVSKSGGMSNELYNTIARVTDGIYEGIAIGGDVFPGSTLSDHVLRFNNIPQVKMVVVLGELGGQDEYSLVEALKQGKINKPVVAWVSGTCATLFKSEVQFGHAGAKSGGEMESAQAKNQALRDAGAVVPTSYEAFEGAIKDTFEKLVEAGKTTPVKEVSPPQIPEDLSTAIKSGKVRAPTHIISTISDDRGEEPCYAGVPMSSIVEQGLGVGDVISLLWFKRSLPRYCTRFIEICVMLCADHGPCVSGAHNSIVTARAGKDLVSCLVSGLLTIGPRFGGAIDDAARYFKDAYDKGLTPYEFVESMKKKGIRVPGIGHRIKRGDNRDKRVELLQLYARENFPSVKYMEYAVQVETYTLSKANNLVLNVDGAIGSLFLDLLAGSGMFTKPEIDEIVEIGYLNGLFVLARSIGLIGHTFDQKRLKQPLYRHPWEDVLYTK
- the LOC104236939 gene encoding ATP-citrate synthase beta chain protein 1 isoform X2; protein product: MQRQTISYLSQVVIGPATVGGIQAGAFKIGDTAGTIDNIIQCKLYRPGSVGFVSKSGGMSNELYNTIARVTDGIYEGIAIGGDVFPGSTLSDHVLRFNNIPQVKMVVVLGELGGQDEYSLVEALKQGKINKPVVAWVSGTCATLFKSEVQFGHAGAKSGGEMESAQAKNQALRDAGAVVPTSYEAFEGAIKDTFEKLVEAGKTTPVKEVSPPQIPEDLSTAIKSGKVRAPTHIISTISDDRGEEPCYAGVPMSSIVEQGLGVGDVISLLWFKRSLPRYCTRFIEICVMLCADHGPCVSGAHNSIVTARAGKDLVSCLVSGLLTIGPRFGGAIDDAARYFKDAYDKGLTPYEFVESMKKKGIRVPGIGHRIKRGDNRDKRVELLQLYARENFPSVKYMEYAVQVETYTLSKANNLVLNVDGAIGSLFLDLLAGSGMFTKPEIDEIVEIGYLNGLFVLARSIGLIGHTFDQKRLKQPLYRHPWEDVLYTK